One Lentibacillus cibarius DNA window includes the following coding sequences:
- a CDS encoding DUF554 domain-containing protein has product MALLGTLVNGGCIVVGSLIGLFFAKIPEHFKETVMHGIGLAVILIGMQMALSTEAIIVVLLSLLSGAVIGEMLHLEEGLNRLGEWIGNKFASAKNDISVSQGFVTASLVFVIGAMSVVGALDGGLRGNHEVLITKGIIDGFVALVLTTTLGFGVLFSVIPVVLYQGTIALLATQIDHWIPEQVLNGLIVELTSIGGLIIVAIGLNLLNITSIRVGNLLPSILTVGLIYPIYLLVT; this is encoded by the coding sequence ATGGCATTATTGGGAACATTGGTCAATGGGGGCTGTATTGTAGTTGGCAGTTTAATCGGGTTATTTTTCGCAAAAATACCAGAACACTTTAAAGAAACAGTGATGCATGGCATCGGTTTAGCCGTTATTTTAATAGGAATGCAAATGGCCTTATCAACAGAAGCGATTATTGTCGTATTGCTTAGTTTACTTAGTGGTGCAGTGATTGGGGAAATGCTGCATTTGGAAGAAGGGCTAAACCGTTTGGGAGAATGGATAGGGAATAAATTCGCATCAGCAAAAAATGACATAAGTGTTTCGCAAGGATTTGTGACAGCATCACTTGTTTTTGTGATTGGTGCCATGTCTGTAGTCGGAGCCTTGGATGGGGGACTGCGCGGTAACCATGAAGTGTTAATCACAAAGGGGATTATTGATGGATTTGTCGCGCTAGTTTTGACGACAACACTTGGGTTTGGGGTGCTTTTTTCTGTTATACCGGTTGTCCTTTATCAAGGTACCATTGCATTACTCGCAACGCAAATTGACCATTGGATTCCAGAACAGGTTCTAAACGGATTGATTGTTGAACTGACATCCATAGGTGGGTTGATTATTGTCGCAATTGGTCTGAATTTGCTTAACATAACCTCAATACGTGTTGGGAATCTGCTTCCGTCCATTTTAACAGTCGGACTAATCTATCCAATTTATCTACTAGTCACATAA
- a CDS encoding aminotransferase class V-fold PLP-dependent enzyme translates to MIYFDQAASSHPKPSEVGEAMIQALNDIGSNPGRGSHRLARKAADIVTDTRERASRLFGCSDPQKAMFFSNATEALNQAIKGLSWSQGDHVIATVFEHNSIRRPLEYVKRKYGVSVTYIDWDGDTAAFERNIREAVNSNTRLIAMTHASNLTGDVFPVEQAVAIAGEHDIPVLLDASQTAGHLPINMRDMGVDMLVFPGHKGLFGPQGTGMLLVEGTVELEPILHGGTGSFSEEPENPQKWPEKFESGTLNTPGIAGLNAALAVYEAEENKNVPRETMLCQSLLDSLRDIDGVTCYGPDECQLPIVAFNILNIPSQEIAMILDSHYDIAVRAGLHCAPLAHQFLETTNQGIVRASLSKYNTKEEVKHFLQSIQEIVSAYKMM, encoded by the coding sequence ATGATATATTTTGATCAAGCAGCCTCTTCTCACCCAAAACCTTCAGAAGTGGGAGAGGCGATGATTCAGGCACTAAATGATATAGGCTCTAACCCCGGTAGAGGCAGTCACCGGCTTGCAAGGAAAGCTGCTGATATTGTCACGGATACCCGTGAACGAGCATCACGCTTATTCGGGTGTAGTGATCCACAAAAGGCGATGTTCTTTTCAAATGCGACAGAAGCATTAAATCAGGCAATCAAAGGACTATCATGGTCACAAGGGGATCACGTTATTGCCACTGTATTTGAACATAATTCGATTCGTAGACCATTGGAGTATGTGAAGCGAAAATATGGTGTCAGTGTGACATATATAGATTGGGATGGCGATACTGCTGCATTTGAACGAAATATCCGAGAAGCAGTTAATTCAAATACACGGCTTATTGCTATGACCCATGCTTCTAATCTAACCGGTGATGTTTTTCCGGTGGAACAAGCAGTTGCTATTGCTGGTGAACATGACATCCCAGTTCTTCTGGATGCTTCTCAAACAGCTGGGCATTTGCCAATAAACATGCGTGATATGGGAGTGGATATGCTCGTCTTTCCGGGACATAAGGGTTTATTTGGACCACAAGGGACAGGAATGTTACTTGTCGAAGGTACTGTGGAGCTTGAACCTATCTTGCACGGAGGAACCGGAAGTTTTTCCGAGGAACCTGAAAATCCACAAAAATGGCCGGAGAAGTTTGAAAGTGGAACATTAAACACGCCCGGTATTGCCGGTTTAAATGCTGCTCTCGCTGTGTATGAAGCAGAAGAAAATAAAAATGTTCCACGTGAAACAATGTTATGTCAGTCGCTGTTGGATAGTCTGCGGGACATTGATGGGGTTACTTGTTATGGGCCGGACGAATGCCAATTGCCCATTGTTGCCTTCAACATCTTAAATATACCGTCACAGGAAATTGCGATGATCCTTGATTCACATTATGACATAGCTGTTCGGGCAGGGCTTCATTGTGCGCCACTCGCACACCAATTTCTTGAAACAACCAATCAAGGTATAGTCAGAGCTAGCTTAAGCAAGTATAATACGAAAGAGGAAGTTAAACACTTTCTTCAGTCGATACAGGAGATTGTTTCAGCTTATAAAATGATGTGA